A genomic stretch from Clavelina lepadiformis chromosome 5, kaClaLepa1.1, whole genome shotgun sequence includes:
- the LOC143459465 gene encoding uncharacterized protein LOC143459465 isoform X1, translated as MEEFISLGLDDVTTTISLTDSESTTMPLTESTQDGFKWCDSCREYGQISESRFKKNMGKLKKKIIFTDNLINLFNEAKLNLEQSQKQVQYLEQKCKKKEADNQLVQTQLKAILDDRNPSELQMQKEHILQLENTIQHLNDEIKSMDMTRIMLEDKIHLMRKDESKKVDTKKQHAQEIDQLHKENKKLQKAIKSMERENHQLHRKTEVLQDRIRRGGYRRTSGSISQQTDSEQNMSMLSEEATKTENEEQSNVEGGSNFKSPLPEKKKKKRKKRKSVTTDLSDNDDDAPSTSKHSARENLEIKKEENKGKDVLDDTNTVKEKVTCAATKEAKMETQTSESDKNKIVSSSDETAKHSYVVTNKMKARMFEMKAMRSFRAFSRRLSSAHKEDISVLIDHLNNDSSFAQREITQFCQKHMLVGYEVLVAKRIIKLNQESFESAALEAMQLVENTNPNKIPPMQPTHSHVSTPPNNQNTASGSNAGSRANNKLDDTSSDHHAKSAEEATKKSSQSIAEDGVNSNILKSINELSSKENKQNYLLLTAPDKQPKQASSTDITKDKNDPGGKANVETIKKVSSEEISSTKGLFSSDEEDDDVTVNIQSVNYETPPEDVNELSSHPEKKELVASKVLALDRTEKNIKNASQTPARKMQLPFQRRRKEENSDAADTHDASKDAGKQPSRKIRTRSVSRTLSESSLDSSDVNSIAAENADAVKTGTKILKRNKNPPVKESRTKAEREETEPRNLTAQELQTAKVHIVPKVNSTNGVEKDDTASSPSIQLKLNTSADDLNKEFINDRDMVTVNDPTESSSEFDSVSSVADNSLSEEQSLGKGINNNENAKKSQDSIASNKAESDITCNSTMSILPPNDVGVTNDNNSGKEITLSVGINKNLYQNPDVVSTDLVASKVPAEADISMTKVTENLTSGSNNTVSLIPSTERYNRKRNRSSSLEQETVPSKQGKREDKKQLFVEEKSNQISNVAASKKPKFTHPVLASMMSLPFTVGQESPDPTVDPNMDFSFLPDLHSDSKESDDVNEVINLGETFLSRSSSPDLNEILLEMRIDIPLSPFNSKTNSTVSKPPSSSDDSSSPVEGDNPEMNAEDDSRIFISPSSILCTALSFSSKEAARSTPSTSKVENQAKTNRKEKEIPKKRKITGTKSDTTSLFSQGKKGSKVSRLQDAPRRFSCEAPTLARPVPSIKPIVKTQSFDPTLTNPSEAASSSLETDSSAISGNPIVLRNTSAILTHTSSGAFKPVLSQSNKGKQIPSLMNIEKEKTMGKVTQDTPKAQTPVSEITAEISHARDDDDDDDDDEHLLRDVDNIVSSMSIEALVENFSDDEKKQKAEACSPKLSASGSAECSTSQQLAQKPKEEFWGFVEKIDGDLKKYEHLLLDVLKEIQASAISSSTDKRPKITPKPALTWFLKIVPYSATHSLQCVADILSKFSNSGKVPMKELLHEWEFNIVTMISVVCRIRQNKGEVDFIEKVVLPILLKAICSFGDSLPHFKVHFAELDTMSIMMPFLCDLKHRRSNRRKQLTMDETLSLVRMYAGLCRSNNDPYALLGLYRYCFLSSSLKKITYVFLHGLLCYPDAALHHFPLTSHLILLSLKEMYMVTHGGTATMVAKKFFIDLENLLGWHDPASAKDKGSKNPDAGWIVHLEECMSNIEKAELIDVVDENGTTSRGLKIENMKDILSALEVFAAVKGVAFVSKQIIDGKFWPWLNAWSQHLVCHANNEDNKQVSDGCMIAVLRGLTTVLLTMMTQQKLDDANQPVMTEAVSYFETICALLTTFTKQYKETAPVHVQCATALTVLQLAFCKPVVAHSALYNWFLAHAREDNEEEEEEKEMPSKKKKGKKRVIKLHPLMPQICAFYPKKSLRKLICWLEGQVKGKKKFGLSMTKLVWGA; from the exons ATGGAAGAATTTATATCATTGGGCTTAGATGACGTCACCACAACCATCAGCTTGACAGACAGTGAATCAACCACAATGCCTTTGACAGAGTCCACCCAAGATGGTTTTAAGTGGTGTGATTCGTGTCGTGAATATGGCCAG atatCAGAATCACGATTTAAGAAGAACATGGGAaaactgaaaaagaaaatcatttttactGA CAATTTGATAAATCTATTTAACgaagcaaaattaaatttggaaCAATCACAGAAGCAAGTGCAATATCTTGAACAGAAATGTAAGAAGAAGGAAGCAGACAACCAACTTGTTCAAACTCAGCTAAAG GCTATATTGGATGACAGAAACCCATCGGAACTACAAATGCAGAAGGAACATATTTTGCAGCTAGAGAACACGATTCAACATCTGAACGACGAAATTAAAAGCATGGAT ATGACGCGAATAATGCTTGAGGATAAGATCCATTTAATGAGGAAAGATGAGAGCAAGAAAGTTgacacaaaaaaacaacacgcTCAGGAAATTGATCA ACTGCATaaggaaaacaaaaagttgCAGAAGGCAATAAAGAGCATGGAGAGGGAAAATCATCAACTTCATAGGAAGACAGAAGTTCTTCAAGATCGTATTCGAAGAGGAGGATACAGAAGAA CATCAGGCTCGATCTCTCAGCAGACAGACTCGGAACAAAACATGTCGATGTTGTCCGAAGAAGCAACAAAAACGGAAAATGAAGAACAAAGCAATGTTGAGGGGGGAAGCAACTTTAAGTCCCCGTTGCCagagaagaagaaaaagaagaggAAAAAGAGAAAATCGGTGACAACAGATCTCAGCGACAATGATGACGATGCGCCATCAACATCAAAGCACTCCGCCAGAG aaAACTTAGAGATTaagaaagaagaaaataaagGGAAAGATGTTTTGGATGACACTAACACTGTCAAGGAAAAAGTGACGTGTGCTGCCACCAAAGAAGCAAAAATG GAAACTCAAACTTCTGAAtcagataaaaacaaaatcgtTTCATCATCCGATGAAACTGCAAAACATTCCTACGTTGTGACGAATAAAATGAAAGCCAGAATGTTTGAAATGAAAGCAATG AGATCTTTCCGTGCATTTTCTCGAAGATTAAGCAGCGCGCATAAGGAAGATATCTCTGTTTTAATCGATCATCTGAATAACGACTCATCATTTGCCCAACGAGAGATTACACAGTTCTGTCAAAAGCATATGCTGGTTGGGTATGAAGTGCTAGTTGCAAAAAGAATTATTAAATTGAACCAG GAAAGTTTTGAAAGTGCTGCTCTTGAAGCGATGCAGCTTGTTGAAAACACGAACCCAAATAAAATCCCTCCTATGCAGCCAACCCATAGCCATGTTTCAACTCCTCCCAATAATCAGAATACTGCCAGTGGTTCAAATGCCGGATCTAGAGCCAATAACAAATTGGATGATACTTCAAGCGATCACCACGCTAAGTCGGCTGAAGAAGCCACAAAAAAATCATCACAATCTATTGCCGAAGATGGGGTTAACAGTAATATTTTGAAGTCAATTAACGAACTTTCCTCAAaagaaaacaagcaaaattacCTTTTATTAACTGCTCCGGACAAGCAACCTAAGCAAGCGTCTTCGACTGACATAACTAAAGACAAAAATGATCCTGGTGGGAAAGCAAACGTCGAAACCATTAAGAAAGTTTCCTCTGAAGAAATTTCatcaacaaaaggtttgttttcCTCGGACGAGGAGGATGATGATGTTACTGTTAACATTCAGTCTGTAAACTACGAAACTCCTCCAGAAGATGTGAATGAGTTATCTTCACATCCAGAGAAGAAAGAGCTTGTTGCATCGAAAGTCTTGGCTCTCGATAGAACAGAgaagaatattaaaaatgCATCTCAAACACCagcaagaaaaatgcaattacCTTTTCAgaggaggaggaaagaagAGAATTCGGATGCTGCCGACACGCACGATGCATCGAAAGATGCAGGTAAACAACCATCTAGGAAGATTCGAACTCGGTCAGTGAGCAGGACCTTGTCTGAAAGTTCTTTGGACTCATCTGATGTAAACTCTATTGCAGCAGAAAATGCGGATGCTGTTAAAACTGGAACAAAAATACTAAAACGCAACAAAAATCCTCCCGTGAAAGAGTCCAGAACAAAAGCAGAAAGGGAGGAAACGGAGCCAAGGAACTTAACAGCTCAAGAGTTGCAAACTGCTAAAGTACATATTGTTCCCAAAGTAAATTCAACCAATGGAGTAGAAAAAGATGACACAGCTTCAAGTCCTtcaattcagttaaaactaaacACATCAGCAGATGATCTAAACAAAGAGTTTATTAATGACAGGGATATGGTTACAGTCAATGACCCAACTGAAAGCTCCAGTGAATTTGACTCCGTTTCATCTGTTGCCGATAACTCGCTGTCTGAGGAACAATCTTTGGGGAAAGGGAtcaataataatgaaaatgCAAAGAAGTCTCAAGACAGTATTGCCAGTAACAAGGCTGAATCTGACATTACATGTAACTCTACAATGAGCATTTTGCCACCTAATGACGTTGGTGTCACCAACGATAATAATTCAGGTAAGGAGATAACTCTTTCAGTTGGTATCAACAAAAACCTTTATCAAAATCCTGACGTGGTTTCAACTGATTTGGTAGCTTCCAAAGTTCCTGCTGAAGCTGATATATCTATGACCAAAGTGACAGAGAACCTTACGTCGGGTTCGAACAACACTGTCAGTCTCATTCCCAGTACTGAGAGATACAATAGAAAAAGGAACCGATCTTCATCGCTGGAACAAGAAACTGTTCCTTCAAAACAAGGAAAAAGGGAAGATAAAAAGCAACTTTTTGTCGAGGAgaaatcaaatcaaatttcTAACGTTGCAGCGTCAAAGAAACCGAAATTCACCCATCCCGTGCTTGCTTCCATGATGTCACTTCCTTTCACGGTTGGACAAGAGAGTCCAGATCCCACTGTCGATCCCAACATGGATTTTTCTTTCCTGCCAGATTTGCATTCTGATTCGAAGGAATCTGACGATGTAAATGAAGTTATAAACTTAGGCGAGACTTTCCTCAGCAGATCTTCGTCACCAGATCTGAATGAGATTCTCCTGGAAATGAGAATAGACATCCCTCTTTCTCCTTTTAACTCTAAGACAAACTCCACCGTTTCAAAACCGCCATCTTCTTCAGACGACTCATCCAGTCCAGTAGAGGGCGATAACCCTGAAATGAATGCGGAAGATGACAGCAGAATCTTCATATCTCCGAGCAGCATCCTGTGCACTGCTCTCAGTTTCTCCTCGAAAGAAGCAGCCAGAAGCACTCCCAGCACGAGCAAAGTGGAAAATCAGGCAAAGACGAACcgcaaagaaaaagaaattccAAAGAAACGTAAAATTACTGGGACCAAAAGCGATACAACATCACTTTTTTCTCAAGGTAAGAAAGGGAGCAAAGTATCAAGACTTCAAGATGCTCCCCGTCGATTTAGCTGTGAAGCACCCACTTTAGCCAGGCCTGTTCCCTCTATTAAACCCATTGTCAAAACCCAATCATTTGACCCAACTTTAACCAACCCAAGTGAAGCAGCATCAAGCAGCCTAGAAACGGACTCTTCAGCTATTAGCGGTAACCCGATAGTTTTGCGAAACACATCTGCCATTCTAACACACACTTCATCAGGTGCATTTAAACCAGTACTGTCCCAATCGAATAAAGGAAAACAAATACCAAGTTTAATGAACATTGAGAAAGAAAAGACAATGGGCAAAGTCACACAAGACACGCCGAAAGCACAGACTCCTGTATCTGAAATTACAGCAGAAATTTCACACGCTcgagatgatgatgatgatgatgatgatgatgaacaTTTACTCAGAGATGTGGATAACATTGTATCAAGCATGTCCATTGAAGCACTAGTTGAAAACTTTAGCGATGACGAGAAGAAGCAAAAAGCTGAGGCCTGTTCGCCAAAGCTCAGTGCATCTGGATCCGCTGAATGTTCAACATCACAGCAACTTGCACAGAAACCAAAAGAAGAATTTTGGGGATTTGTAGAGAAGATTGATGGGGACTTGAAGAAATATGAGCACTTACTTTTAgatgttttaaaagaaattcaagCATCTGCCATCAGTTCGTCCACAGATAAACGACCCAAGATTACCCCAAAACCT GCCCTCACCTGGTTCCTTAAGATCGTGCCGTACTCTGCCACCCACTCTCTGCAATGCGTTGCAgatattttaagtaaattCAGCAATTCAGGCAAAGTTCCGATGAAAGAACTTCTTCATGAATGGGAATTCAATATTGTCACAATGATAAGTGTTGTTTGTCGAATACGTCAGAATAAAGGTGAAGTTGACTTCATCGAGAAGGTTGTTCTTCCTATACTTTTAAAAGCTATTTGCAG CTTTGGCGATTCCCTTCCGCATTTTAAAGTCCATTTTGCTGAACTCGATACAATGAGCATTATGATGCCATTTCTATGTGACCTGAAGCATCGTAGGTCAAACCGCCGCAAACAACTCACCATGGATGAAACGCTTTCCTTGGTTCGGATGTACGCCGGGTTGTGCCGAAGCAACAACGACCCATATGCTCTGTTGGGTCTCTACCGATATTGTTTTCTGTCCTCATCTTTGAAGAAAATAACTTATGTCTTCCTACACGGCTTGCTCTGTTATCCTGACGCTGCACTACACCATTTTCCACTTACCTCCCATTTGA ttcttttgagtTTGAAAGAGATGTATATGGTCACACATGGAGGTACAGCAACGATG gttgcaaaaaagtttttcattgaTTTGGAAAATCTGCTCGGATGGCATGATCCCGCCAGCGCAAAAGATAAAGGTTCTAAAAATCCGGATGCTGGATGGATAGTTCATCTGGAGGAGTGCATGTCGAACATCGAAAAAGCAGAATTGATTGATGTCGTCGATGAAAATGGAACAACTAGCCGTGGACTGAAGatagaaaacatgaaagataTTCTCTCTGCCCTCGAAGTTTTTGCTGCAGTGAAGGGAGTGGCTTTTGTCAGCAAACAG aTCATCGACGGAAAATTTTGGCCCTGGTTGAATGCATGGTCCCAACATTTGGTGTGTCACGCTAATAATGAAGATAACAAACAAG TAAGCGACGGTTGCATGATCGCAGTGCTACGAGGGCTGACCACCGTGCTTTTGACCATGATGACGCAACAGAAGCTTGATGACGCAAACCAACCAGTCATGACTGAAGCGGTTTCTTATTTTGAGACTATCTGTGCCCTTCTTACAACCTTcacaaaacaatacaaagaaaccg CCCCTGTCCACGTGCAATGTGCCACGGCACTCACCGTACTTCAGCTCGCTTTCTGCAAACCGGTCGTTGCCCATAGCGCGCTGTACAATTGGTTCCTTGCCCACGCGAGAGAAGACaacgaagaagaagaggaagaaAAAGAGATGCcgtcaaaaaagaaaaaaggcaaaaaacgaGTAATCAAACTGCATCCCCTGATGCCCCAAATATGCGCGTTCTACCCAAAGAAGTCGTTAAGGAAACTAATTTGCTGGCTTGAGGGACAAGTAAAGGGAAAAAAGAAGTTTGGTCTGTCCATGACCAAGCTTGTTTGGGGCGCTTAG